A stretch of the uncultured Trichococcus sp. genome encodes the following:
- a CDS encoding Cof-type HAD-IIB family hydrolase, producing the protein MIELIVSDMDGTLLNDKMEVSASNVSAINEANRLGIKFMVATGRGYTEAVPALKEVGIDCPMITLNGGQVFDEDGQLVENLGIDKTTTRHILEDVKKHGLYCELMTSKGIFSDDKVRRIESMTSLLHETNPDTTFKMALVLAVARLELMHVNYIDSFNAVLDDNSQQVLKILVFSDSGQSELDPIRTKLAEDSRLVVTSSFRNNIEINHVEAQKGIALEKFAKKRGIPLENVMAIGDNFNDVSMLKVAGASFAVANAEDGVKEFAKYLTSKNSENGVAEAIMRCINENL; encoded by the coding sequence ATGATTGAACTGATCGTCTCGGATATGGACGGCACCTTATTGAACGACAAGATGGAAGTCTCCGCATCAAACGTGAGCGCCATCAACGAAGCAAATAGATTAGGGATCAAATTTATGGTCGCTACCGGCAGAGGATATACCGAAGCTGTTCCGGCTCTGAAGGAAGTCGGCATCGACTGTCCCATGATCACACTGAACGGCGGACAAGTATTTGACGAAGATGGTCAACTGGTCGAAAACCTGGGGATCGACAAAACAACCACACGCCACATTTTGGAGGATGTGAAAAAACACGGGCTCTACTGCGAACTCATGACATCCAAAGGCATATTTTCGGATGACAAAGTGCGCCGGATTGAGTCAATGACCTCCCTGCTGCATGAGACAAACCCTGACACAACTTTCAAAATGGCGCTTGTTCTGGCGGTCGCTCGTTTGGAGCTGATGCACGTCAACTATATCGATAGCTTCAATGCCGTTCTCGACGACAATTCCCAGCAAGTACTGAAGATCCTCGTATTCAGCGATTCCGGACAAAGCGAACTGGATCCGATCCGGACAAAGTTGGCCGAGGACAGCCGATTGGTCGTGACCTCCTCCTTCCGGAACAACATCGAAATCAATCATGTAGAAGCACAAAAAGGGATTGCTTTGGAAAAATTCGCCAAAAAAAGAGGCATCCCGCTGGAGAATGTTATGGCCATCGGGGATAATTTCAACGATGTCTCCATGCTGAAGGTGGCCGGCGCCAGCTTCGCAGTGGCCAATGCCGAAGATGGGGTCAAGGAATTCGCGAAGTACCTCACTTCCAAAAACTCGGAAAACGGCGTCGCCGAGGCAATCATGCGCTGCATCAACGAAAATTTGTGA